A window of the Streptomyces sp. JB150 genome harbors these coding sequences:
- the ybaK gene encoding Cys-tRNA(Pro) deacylase — protein MAKKSKKQQPGGTPATVALTAAGVAYTVHAYEHDPSHPSYGEEAAEAMGVSPDRVFKTLVADVDGSLTVAVVPVAGQLDLKALAAAVGGKRATMADPALAERTTGYVRGGISPLGQRKKLPTVLDASASAHATICVSAGRRGLEVELAPGDLAALTDATLAPIGRA, from the coding sequence ATGGCGAAGAAATCGAAGAAGCAGCAGCCGGGCGGCACGCCCGCGACGGTCGCGCTGACCGCGGCGGGCGTCGCCTACACGGTGCACGCCTACGAGCACGACCCGTCCCACCCGTCCTACGGCGAGGAGGCGGCCGAGGCGATGGGCGTCTCCCCCGACCGGGTCTTCAAGACCCTGGTCGCGGACGTGGACGGCAGCCTCACCGTGGCGGTCGTGCCGGTGGCGGGCCAGCTCGACCTCAAAGCCCTCGCGGCGGCGGTCGGCGGCAAACGCGCGACGATGGCCGACCCCGCCCTGGCCGAGCGCACCACGGGCTACGTCCGCGGCGGCATCTCGCCGCTCGGCCAGCGCAAGAAGCTCCCCACGGTCCTCGACGCCTCCGCCTCCGCCCACGCCACGATCTGCGTCTCGGCCGGCCGCCGCGGCCTGGAGGTGGAGCTCGCGCCCGGGGACCTGGCCGCCCTCACCGACGCGACACTGGCCCCGATCGGCCGCGCGTAG
- a CDS encoding AAA family ATPase, with the protein MTAPLTPPPPPQEPSAHRQWPPSAAGGTYGGTAYGAHGGPGQDGPGMRTEVREAAVITVALALGGVLLGLAWNWLAPRVPLVGDVVDGRWVVYVRDTEGEQAAGVDGTFTLLALAFGALSGLLVFLLRRRGGVPVVVALGLGGLLGSLLAWRVGVWLGPAQDVLAHAKEAGRGVAFSAPLKLAAKGALLTWSIGALLVHLGLTALFGPRDPEPQPYPGKPAPH; encoded by the coding sequence GTGACAGCACCGTTGACTCCCCCTCCGCCGCCGCAAGAACCGTCCGCGCACCGGCAGTGGCCGCCGTCGGCCGCCGGCGGGACGTACGGGGGTACCGCGTACGGAGCCCACGGCGGGCCGGGACAGGACGGCCCCGGGATGAGGACCGAGGTGCGCGAGGCCGCCGTCATCACGGTGGCGCTGGCGCTCGGCGGCGTGCTGCTCGGCCTGGCGTGGAACTGGCTGGCGCCGCGCGTGCCGCTGGTCGGGGACGTGGTGGACGGGCGCTGGGTGGTCTACGTCCGGGACACCGAGGGGGAGCAGGCCGCAGGGGTCGACGGAACGTTCACCCTGCTCGCGCTCGCCTTCGGTGCGCTCAGCGGTCTCCTGGTCTTCCTGCTGCGCCGGCGCGGGGGCGTGCCCGTCGTGGTGGCCCTCGGCCTCGGCGGCCTCCTCGGATCACTGCTCGCCTGGCGCGTCGGCGTCTGGCTCGGCCCGGCCCAGGACGTCCTCGCCCACGCCAAGGAGGCGGGCCGGGGCGTGGCGTTCTCCGCCCCGCTCAAGCTGGCGGCGAAGGGCGCGCTGCTCACCTGGTCCATAGGCGCGCTCCTGGTCCACCTGGGCCTGACGGCCCTCTTCGGGCCCCGCGACCCGGAACCGCAGCCGTACCCCGGCAAACCGGCGCCGCACTGA
- a CDS encoding ABC transporter permease, whose translation MSVVPAEVLPGSALAGDEEARRPAAELAPAARLWPALCAVYRAQLSRARVARIPLLFVATFQSVGIMIMMRGVVDGGGEARYVVAGSSVVVVAFVALNLLAQYFGQLRATGGLDHYATLPVPPAAVVLGAAGAYASFTLPGTFVTAVVGCLLFGLPLTHLWILFAVVPLAGAALAGLGAACGLLAPRPELATLLGQLGMSAALLLGVLPPDRMPALIRLARDLLPSTYGVEAYAHTFSAHPDWAAVAGDLAVCAGVGVISLAVATWAYRRAAVR comes from the coding sequence GTGAGTGTCGTACCCGCAGAGGTTCTGCCGGGGAGTGCCCTGGCCGGCGACGAGGAGGCGCGCCGTCCGGCCGCCGAGCTGGCGCCGGCCGCCCGGCTGTGGCCGGCGCTGTGCGCCGTGTACCGGGCGCAGCTGTCGCGGGCGCGGGTGGCGCGCATCCCGCTGCTGTTCGTGGCGACCTTCCAGTCCGTCGGCATCATGATCATGATGCGCGGGGTGGTGGACGGCGGCGGCGAGGCGCGGTACGTCGTGGCCGGCTCGTCGGTCGTGGTCGTCGCGTTCGTCGCGCTGAACCTGCTCGCGCAGTACTTCGGACAGCTGCGCGCCACCGGCGGGCTCGACCACTACGCCACCCTGCCGGTGCCGCCCGCCGCGGTGGTGCTCGGGGCGGCGGGCGCGTACGCCTCCTTCACCCTCCCCGGCACCTTCGTGACCGCGGTCGTCGGCTGCCTGCTGTTCGGCCTCCCGCTCACCCACCTGTGGATCCTCTTCGCGGTCGTCCCGCTCGCCGGGGCCGCGCTCGCCGGGCTCGGGGCCGCGTGCGGACTGCTCGCGCCCCGGCCGGAGCTGGCCACGCTGCTCGGGCAGCTGGGCATGTCGGCGGCGCTGCTGCTGGGCGTGCTGCCGCCCGACCGGATGCCGGCGCTCATCCGCCTGGCCCGGGACCTGCTGCCGTCGACGTACGGCGTGGAGGCGTACGCGCACACCTTCTCGGCCCACCCCGACTGGGCCGCCGTCGCCGGTGACCTCGCGGTGTGCGCCGGGGTCGGGGTGATCTCGCTGGCCGTCGCCACGTGGGCCTACCGGCGGGCCGCCGTCCGGTGA
- a CDS encoding ABC transporter ATP-binding protein, producing MCAVRGLTKTYPATRGRRGVPGTPAVRATDDVRLDVRRGEVFGLLGPNGAGKSTLVRQLTGLMRPDSGSVEILGHDIVRHPERASRILAYLGQESTALDELTVSLAAETTGRLRGLDARRARAERDAVLDELGLAPIAGRPLKKLSGGQRRLACFAAALVGERPLLVLDEPTAAMDPVARRAVWSAVDRRRAERGTTVVLVTHNVIEAETVLDRVAVLDQGRVIACDTPAGLKERVAGEVRVDLVWRERAPLDVPEVAALRDRAEESGRRWTLRLAPEEARAVVSTVTGGAAFAALDDFTLTTPSLEDVYMALGGAARQGLVKA from the coding sequence GTGTGCGCGGTGCGCGGACTGACCAAGACCTACCCCGCGACCCGGGGGCGGCGCGGGGTGCCGGGGACGCCCGCGGTGCGGGCCACCGACGACGTACGGCTCGATGTGCGGCGCGGTGAGGTCTTCGGGCTGCTCGGGCCGAACGGGGCCGGCAAGTCCACCCTCGTGCGCCAGCTGACCGGGCTGATGAGACCCGACAGCGGCAGCGTGGAGATCCTCGGCCACGACATCGTGCGCCACCCCGAGCGCGCCTCGCGCATCCTCGCCTACCTGGGCCAGGAGTCCACCGCCCTGGACGAGCTGACCGTCTCGCTCGCCGCCGAGACCACCGGGCGGCTGCGCGGCCTGGACGCCCGGCGGGCCCGGGCCGAGCGGGACGCCGTACTCGACGAACTCGGGCTCGCCCCGATCGCCGGCCGGCCGCTGAAGAAGCTCTCCGGCGGGCAGCGGCGGCTGGCCTGCTTCGCCGCCGCGCTGGTGGGCGAGCGGCCGCTGCTGGTGCTGGACGAGCCGACCGCCGCGATGGACCCGGTGGCGCGGCGCGCGGTGTGGTCCGCCGTCGACCGGCGCCGGGCCGAGCGCGGCACCACGGTCGTGCTGGTCACCCACAACGTCATCGAGGCGGAGACCGTCCTCGACCGGGTCGCCGTGCTCGACCAGGGCCGGGTGATCGCCTGCGACACCCCCGCCGGGCTCAAGGAGCGGGTGGCCGGCGAGGTGCGGGTCGACCTGGTGTGGCGGGAGCGGGCGCCGCTGGACGTTCCGGAGGTCGCCGCGCTGCGCGACCGGGCCGAGGAGTCGGGGCGCCGCTGGACACTGCGGCTGGCACCCGAGGAGGCCCGCGCGGTCGTCTCCACCGTCACCGGCGGGGCCGCCTTCGCCGCGCTGGACGACTTCACGCTGACCACGCCGAGCCTGGAGGACGTGTACATGGCGCTCGGCGGGGCCGCGCGGCAGGGGCTGGTGAAGGCATGA
- a CDS encoding NYN domain-containing protein, with the protein MDRCIVLVDAGYLLGAAASLLAGEPSRSRITVDHAALIQGLRERAESDTQQPLLRIYWFDGAPDRVPQPEHRRLRVMPRVTVRLGALTRSDGRWAQKGVDAAMHAELTELARNRACSDVVLVTGDGDLLPGMMAAKEHGVAVHLWAVQAADGDYNQSEDLVAEADERRVLDRAWITKAVRAKETGGVCAPPPAPRPEIAAILSAPLPESALGAAERPAEQAPHPAPAAQNGTQDRVPASKGVPTPKDLAALRAHGAQPAAQHPATATLRWSSDKGWVDRPGVVSEPPEALAMPTLAQLTTAEQRWADREEDITTVGGDPYEVGQVFARRWISRLGDQGHLQRLSAMYPRIPHRIDGELLRYAARFGLLAHKDDQIDEHDRYAIRAGFWREVDARTGAERTPAGE; encoded by the coding sequence GTGGACCGCTGCATCGTCCTGGTGGACGCCGGGTATCTGCTGGGGGCCGCGGCGAGCCTCCTCGCCGGGGAGCCCTCGCGGTCCCGGATCACCGTCGACCACGCCGCCCTCATCCAAGGGCTGAGGGAACGCGCCGAGTCGGACACCCAGCAGCCGCTGCTGCGCATCTACTGGTTCGACGGCGCCCCCGACCGCGTCCCGCAGCCCGAGCACCGCCGGCTGCGCGTGATGCCCCGGGTCACCGTCCGGCTGGGCGCGCTGACCCGCAGCGACGGCCGCTGGGCGCAGAAGGGCGTGGACGCCGCCATGCACGCCGAACTGACCGAGCTGGCCCGCAACCGGGCCTGCTCCGACGTCGTCCTGGTCACCGGCGACGGCGACCTGCTGCCGGGCATGATGGCCGCCAAGGAACACGGTGTGGCCGTCCACCTGTGGGCCGTCCAGGCCGCCGACGGCGACTACAACCAGTCCGAGGACCTGGTCGCCGAGGCCGACGAGCGGCGCGTGCTGGACCGGGCGTGGATCACCAAGGCGGTCCGCGCGAAGGAGACGGGCGGGGTGTGCGCGCCGCCGCCCGCGCCGCGCCCCGAGATCGCCGCGATCCTGTCCGCGCCGCTGCCCGAGTCCGCGCTCGGCGCGGCGGAGCGGCCCGCCGAGCAGGCCCCGCATCCCGCCCCGGCCGCGCAGAACGGCACCCAGGACCGGGTGCCCGCCTCCAAGGGCGTCCCGACGCCCAAGGACCTCGCCGCCCTGCGCGCGCACGGCGCTCAGCCGGCCGCCCAGCACCCCGCCACCGCCACCCTGCGCTGGTCCTCCGACAAAGGATGGGTGGACCGCCCCGGTGTCGTCTCCGAGCCGCCCGAGGCCCTGGCCATGCCGACCCTCGCCCAGCTGACCACCGCCGAGCAGCGATGGGCAGACCGGGAGGAGGACATCACCACGGTCGGCGGCGACCCCTACGAGGTGGGTCAGGTCTTCGCCCGGCGGTGGATCTCCCGGCTGGGGGACCAGGGACACCTCCAGCGGCTGTCCGCGATGTACCCGCGCATCCCGCACCGCATCGACGGGGAGCTGCTGCGCTACGCCGCCCGGTTCGGGCTGCTGGCCCACAAGGACGACCAGATCGACGAGCACGACCGCTACGCCATCCGGGCCGGCTTCTGGCGCGAGGTCGACGCCCGCACCGGGGCGGAGCGCACGCCCGCGGGCGAGTAG
- the dnaE gene encoding DNA polymerase III subunit alpha, producing MSKPPFTHLHVHTQYSLLDGAARLKDMFNACNEMGMTHIAMSDHGNLHGAYDFFHSAKKAGITPIIGIEAYVAPESRRNKRKILWGQPHQKRDDVSGSGGYTHKTMWAVNKTGLHNLFRLSSDAYAEGWLQKWPRMDKETIAKWSEGIVASTGCPSGEVQTRLRLGHFDEALKAAADYQDIFGKDRYFLELMDHGIEIERRVRDGLLDIAKKLGIPPLVTNDSHYTYAHEAGAHDALLCIQTGKNLSDPDRFKFDGTGYYLKSTEEMYAIDSSDAWQQGCANTALIAEMVDTTGMFQKRDLMPKFDIPEGYTEVSWFREETMRGMHRRFPDGIPDDRMKQVEYEMDTIISMGFPGYFLVVADFIMWAKKQGIAVGPGRGSAAGSIVAYALGITDLDPIPHGLIFERFLNPERISMPDVDIDFDERRRVEVIRYVTEKYGADKVAMIGTYGTIKAKNAIKDSARVLGYPYAMGDRITKAMPPDVLGKGIPLSGITDPSHPRYSEAGEVRAMYENEPDVKKVIDTARGVEGLVRQMGVHAAGVIMSSETITEHVPVWVRHTDGVTITQWDYPSCESLGLLKMDFLGLRNLTIMDDAVKMVKANKGIDIDLLSLPLDDPTTFELLQRGDTLGVFQFDGGPMRSLLRMMKPDNFEDISAVSALYRPGPMGMNSHINYALRKNGQQEITPIHPELEEPLKEVLDVTYGLIVYQEQVQKAAQIIAGYSLGEADILRRVMGKKKPEELEKNFVIFQAGARKNGYSDEAIQALWDVLVPFAGYAFNKAHSAAYGLVSYWTAYLKANHPAEYMAALLTSVKDDKDKSAVYLNECRRMGIRVLPPNVNESESNFAAQGDDVILFGLSAVRNVGTNVVESIIKCRKAKGKYTSFPDYLDKVDAVVCNKRTTESLIKAGAFDSLGHTRKGLMAQYEPMIDNVVAVKRKEAEGQFDLFGGMGDESSDEPGFGLDVEFSTEEWDKTYLLAQEREMLGLYVSDHPLFGLEHVLTDKADAGIAQLTGGDFGDGAVVTIGGIISGLQRKMTKQGNAWAIATVEDLAGSIECMFFPATYQLVSTQLVEDAVVFVKGRLDKREDVPRLVAMELMVPDLSNAGTNAPVVLTIPAVKVTPPLVSRLGEVLSHHKGDSEVRIKLQGPTKTTVLRLDRHRVKPDPALFGDLKVLLGPSCLAG from the coding sequence GTGTCAAAGCCGCCGTTCACGCACCTGCACGTCCACACCCAGTACTCGCTGCTGGACGGTGCCGCGCGGCTGAAGGACATGTTCAACGCCTGCAATGAGATGGGCATGACACACATCGCCATGTCCGACCACGGCAACCTGCACGGCGCGTACGACTTCTTCCACTCCGCGAAGAAGGCCGGAATCACCCCGATCATCGGGATCGAGGCGTACGTCGCCCCGGAGTCCCGGCGCAACAAGCGCAAGATCCTGTGGGGCCAGCCGCACCAGAAGCGCGACGACGTCTCCGGCTCCGGTGGCTACACCCACAAGACGATGTGGGCGGTGAACAAGACCGGTCTGCACAACCTCTTCCGGCTCTCCTCGGACGCGTACGCCGAGGGCTGGCTGCAGAAGTGGCCCCGGATGGACAAGGAGACCATCGCCAAGTGGTCCGAGGGCATCGTCGCCTCCACCGGCTGCCCCTCCGGCGAGGTGCAGACCCGGCTGCGCCTCGGCCACTTCGACGAGGCCCTGAAGGCCGCCGCCGACTACCAGGACATCTTCGGCAAGGACCGCTACTTCCTGGAGCTGATGGACCACGGCATCGAGATCGAGCGCCGGGTCCGCGACGGCCTGCTCGACATCGCCAAGAAGCTCGGCATCCCCCCGCTGGTCACCAACGACTCGCACTACACCTACGCGCACGAGGCCGGCGCCCACGACGCCCTGCTGTGCATCCAGACCGGCAAGAACCTCTCCGACCCGGACCGCTTCAAGTTCGACGGCACCGGCTACTACCTGAAGTCGACCGAGGAGATGTACGCCATCGACTCCTCGGACGCCTGGCAGCAGGGCTGCGCCAACACCGCGCTGATCGCCGAGATGGTCGACACCACCGGCATGTTCCAGAAGCGCGACCTCATGCCCAAGTTCGACATCCCCGAGGGCTACACCGAGGTCAGCTGGTTCCGCGAGGAGACCATGCGCGGCATGCACCGCCGCTTCCCGGACGGCATCCCGGACGACCGCATGAAGCAGGTCGAGTACGAGATGGACACCATCATCTCGATGGGCTTCCCGGGCTACTTCCTCGTCGTCGCCGACTTCATCATGTGGGCCAAGAAGCAGGGCATCGCCGTCGGCCCCGGCCGTGGCTCCGCGGCCGGCTCGATCGTCGCCTACGCCCTCGGCATCACCGACCTCGACCCGATCCCGCACGGCCTGATCTTCGAGCGGTTCCTCAACCCCGAGCGCATCTCGATGCCCGACGTCGACATCGACTTCGACGAGCGCCGGCGCGTCGAGGTGATCCGGTACGTGACGGAGAAGTACGGCGCCGACAAGGTCGCCATGATCGGCACCTACGGCACCATCAAGGCCAAGAACGCCATCAAGGACTCCGCGCGCGTGCTGGGCTACCCGTACGCGATGGGCGACCGGATCACCAAGGCCATGCCGCCGGACGTCCTCGGCAAGGGCATCCCGCTCTCCGGCATCACCGACCCCAGCCACCCCCGCTACTCGGAGGCGGGCGAGGTCCGGGCGATGTACGAGAACGAGCCGGACGTGAAGAAGGTCATCGACACCGCGCGCGGCGTGGAGGGCCTGGTCCGGCAGATGGGCGTCCACGCGGCCGGCGTGATCATGTCCAGCGAGACCATCACCGAGCACGTCCCCGTCTGGGTGAGGCACACCGACGGCGTGACCATCACCCAGTGGGACTACCCGAGCTGTGAGTCGCTCGGCCTGCTGAAGATGGACTTCCTGGGCCTGCGCAACCTCACGATCATGGACGACGCCGTCAAGATGGTGAAGGCCAACAAGGGGATCGACATCGATCTCCTGAGCCTCCCGCTCGACGACCCCACGACCTTCGAACTGCTCCAGCGCGGCGACACCCTCGGCGTCTTCCAGTTCGACGGCGGCCCCATGCGCTCCCTGCTGCGCATGATGAAGCCCGACAACTTCGAGGACATCTCCGCCGTCTCGGCCCTGTACCGGCCGGGCCCGATGGGCATGAACTCGCACATCAACTACGCGCTGCGCAAGAACGGCCAGCAGGAGATCACCCCGATCCACCCCGAGCTGGAGGAACCGCTCAAGGAGGTCCTGGACGTCACCTACGGCCTGATCGTCTACCAGGAGCAGGTGCAGAAGGCCGCCCAGATCATCGCCGGCTACTCGCTCGGCGAGGCCGACATCCTCCGCCGCGTCATGGGCAAGAAGAAGCCGGAGGAGCTGGAGAAGAACTTCGTCATCTTCCAGGCCGGCGCCCGCAAGAACGGCTACAGCGACGAGGCCATCCAGGCGCTGTGGGACGTGCTGGTCCCCTTCGCCGGATACGCGTTCAACAAGGCCCACTCCGCCGCGTACGGCCTGGTCTCCTACTGGACCGCGTACCTCAAGGCGAACCACCCCGCCGAGTACATGGCGGCGCTGCTGACCTCGGTGAAGGACGACAAGGACAAGTCGGCCGTCTACCTCAACGAGTGCCGCCGCATGGGCATCCGGGTGCTCCCGCCGAACGTCAACGAGTCGGAGTCCAACTTCGCCGCCCAGGGCGACGACGTGATCCTCTTCGGCCTGTCCGCGGTGCGCAACGTCGGCACCAACGTGGTCGAGTCGATCATCAAGTGCCGCAAGGCCAAGGGGAAGTACACCTCCTTCCCCGACTACCTCGACAAGGTCGACGCGGTCGTCTGCAACAAGCGCACCACCGAGTCCCTGATCAAGGCCGGCGCCTTCGACTCCCTCGGCCACACCCGCAAGGGCCTGATGGCGCAGTACGAGCCGATGATCGACAACGTGGTCGCGGTCAAGCGCAAGGAGGCCGAGGGCCAGTTCGACCTCTTCGGCGGCATGGGCGACGAGAGCAGCGACGAGCCCGGCTTCGGACTCGACGTGGAGTTCTCCACCGAGGAGTGGGACAAGACGTATCTGCTCGCCCAGGAGCGCGAGATGCTCGGCCTGTACGTCTCGGACCACCCGCTCTTCGGCCTGGAACACGTGCTGACCGACAAGGCCGACGCGGGCATCGCCCAGCTCACCGGCGGCGATTTCGGCGACGGCGCGGTCGTCACCATCGGCGGCATCATCTCCGGCCTCCAGCGCAAGATGACCAAGCAGGGCAACGCCTGGGCCATCGCCACCGTCGAGGACCTGGCCGGCTCCATCGAGTGCATGTTCTTCCCGGCGACCTACCAGCTGGTCTCCACCCAACTCGTCGAGGACGCCGTGGTGTTCGTCAAGGGCCGCCTCGACAAGCGGGAGGACGTGCCGCGGCTGGTCGCGATGGAGCTGATGGTCCCGGACCTGTCCAACGCGGGCACCAACGCGCCGGTCGTCCTCACCATCCCGGCGGTCAAGGTCACCCCGCCGCTCGTCAGCCGCCTCGGCGAGGTCCTCAGCCACCACAAGGGCGACAGCGAGGTGCGGATCAAGCTCCAGGGGCCCACCAAGACGACCGTGCTGCGCCTCGACCGGCACCGGGTGAAGCCCGACCCGGCCCTCTTCGGCGACCTCAAGGTGCTGCTCGGCCCGTCCTGCCTGGCCGGCTAG
- a CDS encoding DUF2252 domain-containing protein, which translates to MSFPQLSDEHRGEEILTVLDTAFGELLAADPAAFRVKFRKMAASAFAFYRGTACLFYHDLDSGSAGLGGGRIQSGPYLDERTSRVWIHGDLHAENFGTYMDSTGRLIFNVNDFDEAYVGPFTWDLQRFAASIALIGYAKALSDDQITELVRVYAGAYRERIHALATGAKSDEVPPFTLDTAEGPLLDALRDARALTRFGLLDSMTEIRDFERRFAPGGGAIELDAATRYKVLAAFDGYLETLPDASLARPDSYRVKDVVGRRGIGIGSAGLPSYNILLEGHSDALENDVVIYVKQAQTPAVSRHITDPAIRDYFHHEGHRTVISQRALQAHADPWLGWTELDGAGQLVAEVSPYAVDLDWGDIDDPEEIAAVVADLGRATASMHSAADDQSGESLVPFSTERAIDAAIAADEEGFAPLLVDFAHTYGARARADHQIFLDLFRNGRIPGL; encoded by the coding sequence ATGTCGTTCCCGCAGCTCAGCGACGAGCACCGCGGCGAGGAGATCCTCACCGTCCTCGACACCGCCTTCGGCGAGCTCCTGGCCGCCGACCCGGCCGCGTTCCGGGTCAAGTTCCGCAAGATGGCCGCCTCGGCGTTCGCCTTCTACCGGGGCACGGCGTGCCTCTTCTACCACGACCTGGACAGCGGGAGCGCCGGACTGGGCGGCGGGAGGATACAGAGCGGCCCGTACCTGGACGAGCGGACCTCCCGGGTGTGGATCCACGGCGACCTGCACGCCGAGAACTTCGGCACGTACATGGACTCCACCGGCCGGCTGATCTTCAACGTCAACGACTTCGACGAGGCCTACGTCGGCCCCTTCACCTGGGACCTCCAGCGCTTCGCCGCGTCCATCGCGCTGATCGGGTACGCGAAGGCGCTCAGCGACGACCAGATCACCGAGCTGGTGCGGGTCTACGCGGGCGCGTACCGCGAGCGCATCCACGCGCTGGCCACCGGCGCCAAGAGCGACGAGGTGCCGCCCTTCACCCTGGACACCGCCGAGGGCCCGCTGCTGGACGCGCTGCGCGACGCCCGCGCGCTGACCCGGTTCGGGCTGCTGGACTCGATGACCGAGATCCGCGACTTCGAGCGCCGCTTCGCCCCCGGCGGCGGCGCCATCGAGCTGGACGCCGCGACCCGGTACAAGGTGCTGGCCGCCTTCGACGGCTACCTGGAGACCCTGCCGGACGCCTCCCTGGCCCGCCCCGACTCCTACCGCGTGAAGGACGTCGTGGGCCGCCGCGGCATCGGCATCGGCTCGGCGGGCCTGCCGTCGTACAACATCCTGCTGGAGGGCCACAGCGACGCCCTGGAGAACGACGTCGTGATCTACGTCAAGCAGGCCCAGACCCCGGCCGTCTCCCGGCACATCACCGACCCGGCGATCCGCGACTACTTCCACCACGAGGGCCACCGCACGGTGATCTCCCAGCGCGCCCTCCAGGCGCACGCCGACCCGTGGCTGGGCTGGACCGAGCTGGACGGCGCGGGCCAGCTGGTCGCCGAGGTCTCGCCGTACGCGGTCGACCTGGACTGGGGCGACATCGACGACCCGGAGGAGATCGCGGCGGTCGTCGCCGACCTGGGCCGGGCCACCGCGTCGATGCACTCGGCCGCCGACGACCAGTCCGGGGAGTCCCTGGTGCCGTTCTCCACCGAGCGCGCCATCGACGCGGCCATCGCGGCCGACGAGGAGGGCTTCGCACCGCTGCTGGTGGACTTCGCGCACACGTACGGGGCACGCGCGCGTGCCGACCACCAGATCTTCCTCGACCTGTTCCGCAACGGCCGGATTCCCGGCCTGTAA
- a CDS encoding DsbA family protein, which translates to MSKRNSQTAKTAARERLRQERERQARREKTRRQLVVAGSMVAVLAIAGGIGYAVVQGSKPTGWEAAAGAKVVAPAHTSGKDGTTILLGDSKTDNVIHLYEDPRCPACASFEQTIGETVNKGMEDGDYKLSFTLGTFLDGNLGGEGSKNALSALGAALDVSPDAFLDYKAALYSAEYHPSEQTDEFADDDYLIKVANTVDALKNNKKFQDAVEKGTYDAWAMRMSETFDKTKDVKSTPTIKINDKVVTNPSTVAEWEKTLKDAGVTK; encoded by the coding sequence ATGAGCAAGCGCAACAGCCAGACGGCGAAGACGGCGGCCCGGGAACGGCTGCGCCAGGAGCGCGAGCGGCAGGCCCGGCGCGAGAAGACCAGGCGGCAGCTGGTCGTCGCCGGTTCCATGGTCGCGGTGCTCGCGATAGCGGGCGGCATCGGCTACGCGGTCGTCCAGGGCAGCAAGCCCACCGGCTGGGAGGCCGCCGCCGGGGCGAAGGTCGTCGCCCCGGCCCACACCTCCGGCAAGGACGGCACGACGATCCTGCTCGGCGACTCCAAGACCGACAACGTCATCCACCTCTACGAGGACCCGCGCTGCCCGGCCTGCGCCTCGTTCGAGCAGACCATCGGCGAGACGGTCAACAAGGGCATGGAGGACGGCGACTACAAGCTCTCCTTCACCCTCGGCACCTTCCTCGACGGCAACCTCGGCGGCGAGGGCTCCAAGAACGCGCTGAGCGCGCTCGGCGCCGCGCTGGACGTCAGCCCCGACGCGTTCCTCGACTACAAGGCCGCGCTGTACTCGGCGGAGTACCACCCCTCCGAGCAGACCGACGAGTTCGCCGACGACGACTACCTGATCAAGGTGGCGAACACGGTGGACGCCCTGAAGAACAACAAGAAGTTCCAGGACGCGGTCGAGAAGGGCACCTACGACGCCTGGGCGATGCGGATGAGCGAGACCTTCGACAAGACGAAGGACGTCAAGTCGACGCCGACCATCAAGATCAACGACAAGGTCGTCACCAACCCGAGCACCGTCGCCGAGTGGGAGAAGACGCTGAAGGACGCGGGCGTCACCAAGTAA